In Mytilus trossulus isolate FHL-02 chromosome 14, PNRI_Mtr1.1.1.hap1, whole genome shotgun sequence, a genomic segment contains:
- the LOC134695609 gene encoding uncharacterized protein LOC134695609 yields the protein METMELTYRDYHNKVFSPLDLKEMELDVLKRDANRHLGRLNGLKMRYIDWFSRRQNSFLDSLKLIHLLAAQLLPREVNTISHYRKVINIANKFPRNGTPRDGSSSKMEEFLMFWDEWYMLKLENDSLYARVCEFCQSVRRLRQQVLKDEIDRLHHRLNLTCSEDFDFTHIGNDRNNLFTYKVALHDHKYHGLVSFIPYLISYATKLCYWTSKLHIEVL from the exons ATGGAAACTATGGAGCTGACATACAGAGATTATCA CAACAAGGTATTCAGTCCTCTGGACCTGAAGGAAATGGAGCTTGATGTCCTTAAACGAGATGCTAATAGACATTTGGGAAGATTAAACGGTCTAAAGATGAGATACATAGACTGGTTTTCAAGGAGACAAAACTCATTTCTTGATTCATTAAAGTTGATTCATTTACTGGCTGCGCAGCTATTACCTAGAGAAGTAAATACAATCAGTCACTACAGAAAAGTTATCAACATAGCCAACAAATTTCCAAGGAACGGAACACCGCGAGATGGTAGTTCATCAAAAATGGAAGAATTTCTTATGTTTTGGGACGAGTGGTACATGTTAAAATTGGAAAAT GACTCTTTATATGCCAGAGTTTGTGAATTCTGCCAAAGTGTCAGACGGTTAAGACAGCAAGTATTAAAAGACGAGATAGACAGATTACATCATCGACTAAATCTAACATGTTCTGAAGACTTTGACTTTACTCACATCGGTAATGACAGAAATAACTTATTCACGTACAAAGTAGCCTTACATGACCATAAATATCACGGATTGGTCAGCTTTATTCCATACCTGATCAGCTATGCCACAAAGTTATGTTATTGGACCAGCAAACTCCATATAGAAGTATTATAA